Genomic segment of Saprospira sp. CCB-QB6:
CGGCGGCTTCGCCGCCTTGGTCTGGCCTACGGCCACCCCTCCACATCGCTAGGCCGGCCGGCTTCCATAGGCTTAATCTTCTTTTTGGACCAATTTGAGTAATTCTCTAGCGGCGCGGAAAGAAGAGGTTTGTCCCCCACGGACAGCGGCTTGCCAGCCAGGCCATTGGGCTTGCACCTTGGGATGTTCGTAAAAGTGGCGGAGGAGTTCTTGTTCAATACTTTGGCGCATCCAGTATTCGGCTTGTTCGGCCCTTCTTTGTTTCCAGTAAGTATTTTCTTGAGTGAGTAGGCAATAGTCTTGAATTTGCTCCCAGATGTTTTCTAGTCCTTCGGCATGTAGGCCAGAAGCTAGGCTTACCTTGGGGGTCCAGCCTGACTTTTGGGCGGGAAAAAGGTGTAGAGCGTTGCGGTATTGTTGTTTGCTTCTTTTGGCGGCTTGCAGGGCTTCGCCATCGGCCTTATTGACCAGAAGAAGGTCCGCCATTTCGACCACCCCTCTTTTGATGCCTTGTAGTTCATCGCCGGCATTGGGGAGTAATAAAAGCATAAAGAAATCGACCATAGAGTGCACGGCCAGTTCGGATTGGCCCACCCCGACGGTTTCGACAATAATGGGAGAAAAGCCTGCGGTTTCGCATAAGAAAATAGCTTCTCTAGTTTTTCGGGCCACGCCGCCAAGGGCATCGCCAGCGGGGGAGGGGCGGACAAAAGCTTGGGGGTGGCTAGACAAAGTTTGCATCCTTGTTTTATCGCCGAGGATGCTGCCGCCGGTGCGTTGGCTACTGGGGTCGATGGCTAAGACGGCGGGGCGAAAACCTTTTTGGATAAGCATTTGGCCAAAGGATTCGATAAACGTACTTTTGCCCACGCCGGGGGAGCCTGTAATACCGAGGCGGAGGCTCGACTTATTTTGTTGGAGGCAAGCTTCGATAAGTTGGTCAGCTTTGAGGCGGTCAGTGGGCTTTTGGCTTTCGACTAGGGTAATAGCTTGGCTGAGTAAAAGGCGATCTTGGGCTAGAATTCCTTGTAGTAATTCTTCCACAGAGGGTTTTCGTCTTTTGAAGCGGGCCAATTGTTTTTTCTTGAAAGTTGGGGTTTCTGTTATTCCTTTGGCGATATGCAGGGCTGATTTTTTATCTTTATTATTTTCCATCTCTATTAGATTTAGGGTCAATCTTTTGCAAATTGGGTATTAGAAGGAGCGAAGCGACTGGCCTAGCGATGTGCAGCAGTGGCCGTAGGCCAGACCAAAGCGCTTTAGCGCTGCAGGGCCGAGCGAATAGCGAGCTGCGCAACGTAGCGCCGCAGCTTTGCTGCGGAGGCCCCAAAATAGTAAACAAAAATATGAAGAACTACCTACATTTAGTCCTCCTTTTGTGTCCATTTATACTTTTTGGGCAGGGCTATCAAGAATTGCGAGTAGAGCAATATCAGTATGATCAGGAGGGGGATAGTATTCCCTTGAAAAAGCAGATTTGGCGTTATGGAGAGGCTGGGGAGCTTATTGGGCAGGAGGAATATGAATATCGGAAACAGCCAGCGGGCAGTTTAAAATCTTCTTTTTTGTATCAGTATGATGCGGAGGAAAAGCTTGGGGTGCAGCAGAAGTTGACCTATTCGCCTAAGGGGGGGCAGCCTGAGGCGCAGCAATTTAAGACCTATTATGTAGAATATGGGCAGGAAGAGCAATTGCGGAGCAAGCAACTTTATTTTGATAAGCGGGGGGAATTGCAGCGAGAGGATACCTTGACCTATAATAAAAAGGGGCAATTAGTGGTGGAAGAGACCTATGATTATCGGGGGAGCACCTCGCATCGGTCAAAGCGTTGGAAATACAACAAAAAGGGAAAGGTAAAGCGGCAGAATCATTATGTACATTGGAGCACGGTAAAGCGGGGGGGGAAAGTAGTGTATAAAAAAGAGCGGAGAGAGTGGTATAAATATCGTTATAATCGGAAGGGAGCGCCAAAGGTAATGAAGGGAAAGAGTGGTAGTCGGCGTTACAAAACGGTTTGGAAATATGATAGAGAGGGGCAGCTCAGCTTTTATCAATCGCATATATGCAAGCGTTTTCGGAACAGCCCCAAGCCCAAGAAAAAGGGGGAAGAGGAGAAGAAAGAGAAGAAGCAGCCCAAGTATCGTTATGTAAGTGAGTGTCATACGAAGAAGTATGAGAAGGGGCAGTTAGTTTTGGAAGTAGAGTATGATCATGGGAAGGTAAAAGAGCGGACAGAGGTCAGTTATACTTCGGATAGTTTAAAGCAGCAATTGCGTTATTGGGTAGCGGGCAAGCTCAAGCGGGAAGAAAAATACTATTATAATGATGGGGGGAAGTTAAAGAAGCAGGAAAACTATTATTACAATAGTTTGGGCCTATTGAATTATCGCCTAGATATTTATTATAATAGCAAGGAACAAATTTTGCGAGAGGAGCAGTGGGTCCGAGTGCAAAAAGTGAGAGAATTGCAGCATCAGTATGATGAGCAGGGCCGTCAGCAAACAACTACATTAATGGTAGAGGATGGGCGGAAATTTGAGAAAACCTATTATTTTTATAGGGATTAACCTCCTGAAATCCTGACCGCAGGAACCTAAAAAAGCGTCTATTTTAGTATGATCACTAATAATAATATAAAGAAAGCCGCCTATATGATTGGGTTGATAGGCTTTTCCTTGGGGAGTCAGCCTCTTTTGGCTCAGAAGGCCAAGGTAAAATCTCTGGAATTCCAGCAGAGAGAGATGAAAGAGGAGATACAGATGGATAGTCTATTGACGACCAAGAGAGAGCTCAAGGAGTATGATGAGCAGGGGCGTTTGATTATGCAGAAGATCTTTGTAGCCAATCCGATAGGGCAATTGACTCCACAGAAAGAGATCAAGAAAACCTTTGATGGTCGTATTCTGAGAATACAGGAAGAGACCGAGTATGATGAGATGGGGGATCCGCTCAAGATGGAGCAGAGTCATTATAATGATGACAAGGATGTGGTGAAATTGGAGTACATTGATTATCTCAAGGCGCCAGATGTTCGTTACTCCAAGGAGTATGCCTATGATGAATATGGTTTGTTGGATAAGACGGAACTTAGAGATCCCAATGGCAAAAAAGTGGGGGAGGAGCGTTGGAAGTACAATGGGGATGATGAAATCATCAAATATACCAAGTGGGAGAAACTGCCTTCTGGCAAGAAGTATAAAGAGACAGAAAAGACCGAATATGATGAAAATGGATTCTTAGCTTCTTCGGAGAAGGAGATAGATGATGGGGAGGACAAGTATAAGGAGATCACTACTTTTGTTCGCAACCGGGTAGAGGAGCAGTTAAAATATAAAAATGGGGAGTTGATCAGTGAATTTGGTGGGGCTAAGAAAGGAGGTTTTGATCCTTCTAAGGCTCGGGTCATGATGACCTTTAATAATGATGGTGGCGGCCTTGGTGGTGGCGGTGGTTTTGGCGGCGGCGGTTTTGGTCGTTGGGCCAATGAAGACGAATATGACGACAAGGGAAATAAAATCAAGACCATCCAGAAGGTAGATGATGTAGTTACACAAATTACCTTTTATAGCTATGATGAGCGCAATAACTTGGTGAGCAGTAAGAAAGTAGACTATGAGGGCGAACGGGAAACTCGAGTAGAGGAAGAGGTTCAAGAATTTGATGATAAT
This window contains:
- the meaB gene encoding methylmalonyl Co-A mutase-associated GTPase MeaB, which codes for MENNKDKKSALHIAKGITETPTFKKKQLARFKRRKPSVEELLQGILAQDRLLLSQAITLVESQKPTDRLKADQLIEACLQQNKSSLRLGITGSPGVGKSTFIESFGQMLIQKGFRPAVLAIDPSSQRTGGSILGDKTRMQTLSSHPQAFVRPSPAGDALGGVARKTREAIFLCETAGFSPIIVETVGVGQSELAVHSMVDFFMLLLLPNAGDELQGIKRGVVEMADLLLVNKADGEALQAAKRSKQQYRNALHLFPAQKSGWTPKVSLASGLHAEGLENIWEQIQDYCLLTQENTYWKQRRAEQAEYWMRQSIEQELLRHFYEHPKVQAQWPGWQAAVRGGQTSSFRAARELLKLVQKED